One window from the genome of Spirosoma rhododendri encodes:
- a CDS encoding sensor protein KdpD: MLPDERDQSADNFLRLIQESRRGKFKVYIGMSAGVGKSYRMLQEAHALLRGGIDVQIGYIETHNRAETHALLDGLPIVPRRKLFYKGRELDEMDVQAVVNRHPELVIVDELAHTNIPGSKNEKRWQDVLEILDAGINVISAVNIQHIESLYDEVQAITGVDVTERVPDRVLQTADEVVNIDLTADELITRLKEGKIYDPGKVQMALANFFQTEKILQLRELALREVASAVERKIDTILPPGTQPKNERFLAAVSSNHQTARRVIRKTARLAAYYNSRWFVLYVQTPSESADRIKLDVQRHLINNLKLATELGAEVIQVKSDNIFISIIEEVNRRNVTTVCIGKPHFSLIQIILRTNAFNQLLNKLADSDTDLIILS, translated from the coding sequence ATGCTTCCCGACGAACGCGACCAATCGGCTGACAACTTCCTCCGGCTCATTCAGGAGTCGCGACGGGGTAAATTCAAGGTATACATCGGCATGAGTGCGGGCGTCGGAAAATCGTACCGGATGCTACAGGAGGCTCATGCCCTGCTGCGGGGTGGTATCGACGTGCAGATTGGCTATATCGAAACGCACAACCGCGCCGAAACGCACGCCCTGCTGGATGGGTTGCCCATCGTGCCGCGCCGAAAGCTGTTTTACAAAGGCCGCGAACTGGACGAAATGGATGTGCAGGCGGTCGTGAACCGGCACCCCGAACTGGTCATTGTCGATGAGCTGGCGCATACCAACATTCCCGGTTCGAAAAATGAAAAACGCTGGCAGGACGTCCTCGAAATCCTCGACGCCGGTATCAATGTCATCAGCGCGGTAAATATTCAGCACATCGAAAGTCTGTACGACGAGGTGCAGGCCATCACGGGCGTCGACGTGACTGAGCGCGTGCCGGACCGGGTACTTCAAACCGCCGATGAAGTAGTAAACATCGACCTGACTGCCGACGAGCTGATTACGCGGCTGAAAGAAGGTAAGATTTACGACCCCGGCAAGGTGCAGATGGCCCTTGCCAACTTCTTCCAGACGGAGAAGATTCTGCAACTGCGCGAGTTGGCCCTGCGCGAAGTAGCGTCGGCAGTAGAGCGGAAAATCGATACGATTCTGCCCCCCGGCACCCAGCCCAAAAACGAACGGTTTCTGGCGGCTGTCAGCAGCAATCACCAGACCGCCCGGCGCGTCATCCGCAAGACGGCCCGGCTGGCGGCTTACTACAATTCGCGCTGGTTTGTGCTCTACGTACAAACCCCGTCGGAGAGCGCCGACCGCATCAAACTCGACGTGCAGCGACACCTCATCAACAACCTCAAGCTGGCCACCGAACTGGGTGCCGAAGTGATTCAGGTCAAAAGTGATAACATCTTTATCAGCATTATCGAAGAAGTCAACCGGCGCAACGTAACGACAGTATGCATCGGTAAGCCGCATTTTAGCCTGATTCAGATAATTTTGCGCACCAATGCCTTCAACCAGCTACTCAACAAACTCGCCGACTCCGACACAGACCTGATAATACTTTCCTGA
- a CDS encoding K(+)-transporting ATPase subunit C, producing the protein MKTNLIPAIRLTVVMLILTSVIYPLVVAGIAKLAPGGGKGVTVEANGKVVGYALVGQKFTDDKYFNSRPSAVEYNAAGSAGSNKAPSNPDYLKAVEARIDTFMVHNPTVKKADIPAELVTASGSGLDPDLSPEAAKIQIARVAKVRGISAERLTQLVDEHTHGPLFGVFGPSTVNVLKLNVALDALK; encoded by the coding sequence ATGAAAACGAATCTTATTCCCGCTATCCGCCTGACGGTGGTCATGCTTATTCTGACATCCGTTATCTATCCGCTCGTGGTGGCGGGTATTGCCAAACTTGCACCCGGTGGTGGTAAAGGCGTTACGGTCGAAGCCAACGGTAAAGTGGTTGGTTACGCGCTCGTCGGGCAGAAATTTACCGACGATAAGTATTTCAATTCGCGCCCGTCGGCGGTTGAGTACAACGCGGCTGGCTCGGCTGGCTCGAACAAAGCACCCTCGAACCCCGACTACCTGAAAGCCGTTGAGGCCCGTATCGACACGTTTATGGTGCACAACCCGACGGTGAAAAAAGCGGATATCCCCGCCGAACTCGTGACGGCGTCCGGCTCCGGCCTCGACCCCGATTTGTCGCCTGAAGCGGCTAAAATTCAGATTGCCCGGGTTGCGAAAGTACGCGGTATATCGGCAGAGCGGCTTACCCAACTGGTCGATGAACACACCCACGGCCCATTGTTTGGCGTGTTTGGCCCGTCGACGGTGAATGTGCTAAAACTAAACGTCGCGCTGGACGCGCTCAAATAA
- a CDS encoding ATP-binding protein, with amino-acid sequence MSLKAKISTALVFVFVILLTLGGLSMYYLNQLADDSQAILKDNYISLEYVSSMQKALANRADPDALTTFERNLKKQETNITEAGEQTPTDALRREFDRLKARPTDSMLVPRVQQHLFQIDDLNRQAIVRKSDTAKRTAKEALGWVAVVGTFSFLILFSFIVNFPGYIADPLRELTRGIRQITSRNFEERLRFKSSDEFGELARSFNSMAQKLDEYEHSNLARVLFEKKRIDTLIEVLNDGIIGLDENRRILFINPVAERLLGVQRERLVGRYAPDVATTNDLLRTLIQGLVDGFEATNADEHNVATGDTMLKIYDPGTNGKGRESYFTRQVSPVEVPRTGETEPTLAGYVIVLKNVTSYKELDLAKTNFIATVSHELKTPLSSIKMSLKLLDDSRVGAMNEEQTSLIGNVRADTDRLLNLTGELLNMAQVESGQIQLQVRPVGPATLIQTAIGALRMSADQKNVRFSEWLAPNLPSVLADPDKASWVLINFLSNAVRHSPPDNRIDVSVKPLGDRVEFRVRDHGAGIRPEHRDRIFDRYFRAPGTNGQASGTGLGLAISSEFIAAMNGQIGLDDSVTDGAAFYFLLPVA; translated from the coding sequence ATGTCCCTCAAAGCCAAAATATCGACTGCGCTGGTCTTTGTCTTCGTCATTCTGCTGACGTTGGGTGGCCTGAGTATGTATTACCTCAACCAACTGGCCGACGACTCGCAGGCTATTTTGAAGGATAATTACATCTCGCTCGAATACGTCAGCAGTATGCAGAAAGCACTGGCCAACCGGGCCGATCCCGACGCGCTGACTACCTTCGAAAGAAACCTGAAAAAGCAGGAAACCAACATCACCGAAGCGGGCGAACAAACGCCGACCGATGCACTCCGGCGGGAGTTCGACCGGTTGAAAGCGAGGCCGACCGATTCGATGCTGGTGCCGCGTGTGCAGCAGCACCTGTTCCAGATCGACGACCTCAACCGGCAGGCTATCGTGCGAAAAAGCGACACTGCCAAGCGAACCGCCAAGGAAGCCCTCGGCTGGGTAGCGGTTGTCGGTACGTTTAGTTTCCTGATTCTGTTTTCGTTTATCGTCAACTTCCCCGGCTACATCGCCGATCCGCTGCGCGAGCTGACGCGCGGTATCCGGCAGATTACCAGCCGCAACTTCGAGGAGCGGCTCCGGTTCAAGTCGAGCGACGAGTTTGGCGAACTGGCGCGGTCGTTCAACTCGATGGCCCAGAAACTCGACGAATACGAACACTCGAATCTGGCGCGGGTGCTGTTCGAGAAAAAACGCATCGACACGCTGATCGAAGTCCTGAACGACGGCATTATCGGGCTGGATGAAAACCGGCGGATCCTGTTTATCAACCCCGTTGCCGAGCGGCTGCTGGGTGTGCAGCGGGAGCGGCTCGTCGGCCGGTACGCCCCCGACGTAGCTACCACCAACGATCTGCTGCGTACCCTTATTCAGGGGCTTGTCGACGGCTTTGAAGCAACCAATGCCGACGAACATAACGTGGCAACGGGCGATACGATGCTGAAAATTTACGATCCGGGCACGAACGGAAAAGGGCGCGAAAGTTACTTCACCCGGCAGGTTAGCCCCGTGGAAGTACCGCGCACCGGCGAAACCGAACCAACGCTGGCGGGGTATGTGATCGTGCTGAAAAACGTGACCTCCTACAAAGAACTCGACCTGGCCAAAACTAACTTCATCGCCACCGTTTCGCACGAACTGAAAACGCCACTGTCGAGCATAAAAATGAGCCTTAAACTGCTGGACGACAGTAGGGTGGGGGCGATGAACGAAGAGCAGACCAGCCTGATCGGTAACGTACGCGCCGACACAGACCGGCTCCTCAACCTGACCGGCGAACTGCTCAATATGGCGCAGGTTGAATCGGGGCAGATTCAGTTGCAGGTACGGCCCGTTGGCCCGGCTACACTCATTCAGACGGCCATCGGCGCACTGCGGATGTCGGCCGATCAGAAAAACGTTCGCTTCAGTGAATGGCTTGCCCCGAACCTGCCGTCTGTTCTGGCCGACCCCGACAAAGCATCGTGGGTGCTGATTAATTTCTTGTCGAACGCAGTGCGGCACAGCCCGCCCGACAACCGCATCGACGTGTCGGTGAAGCCCCTGGGCGACCGGGTGGAGTTTCGGGTGCGCGACCACGGGGCAGGTATCCGGCCCGAGCACCGCGACCGCATCTTCGACCGCTATTTCCGCGCCCCCGGTACCAACGGGCAGGCCAGTGGTACGGGGCTGGGACTGGCCATTTCCAGCGAGTTTATTGCCGCCATGAACGGACAGATCGGGCTTGACGACAGCGTCACCGACGGAGCCGCGTTCTATTTTCTGCTACCGGTAGCGTAA
- a CDS encoding porin, with amino-acid sequence MKRIAQFFSLAAVPLLTVSAIAQTTDTTLTSAVTSAATTAAPNAGLTLSGYVEAYYSYDFTAPKTDQERPGFLYNHKRNREVNVNLAFLKAAYAGERVRANLALQVGTYAQYNYAAEQGLLKNVFEANAGVKLSKSRDLWLDAGIFSSHIGFESAISKDCWTLTRSILAENSPYYLSGAKVTYNTGTPDRPNGKWTFVVSVLNGWQRIAKLPGYSGMAISTQVQYRPSSMLTLNWSSFLGSDRPDSLRQGRFFNNLYAIINPAGKFGVILGFDIGADRKPVVQTGSDVRQDGGGSYVWYSPVVIARYKTSDRSYINGRVEYYDDKNGVIIATGTPNGFKTFGYSLGYDYGILPNALLRIEGKLYDSKDAIFSASNGLSKTNTSLTTSLAISF; translated from the coding sequence ATGAAACGTATTGCCCAATTTTTCTCCCTTGCTGCCGTACCGTTGCTGACGGTGTCGGCCATTGCCCAGACCACCGATACCACGCTTACGTCGGCGGTTACATCAGCCGCCACCACAGCCGCGCCCAATGCTGGCCTGACGCTGTCGGGCTATGTTGAAGCGTATTACAGTTACGACTTTACGGCCCCAAAAACCGATCAGGAGCGGCCCGGCTTTCTGTACAACCACAAACGAAATCGGGAAGTCAACGTCAATCTGGCGTTTCTGAAAGCTGCCTATGCCGGGGAGCGCGTCCGGGCGAATCTGGCGTTGCAGGTTGGTACCTACGCGCAGTACAATTACGCGGCTGAACAGGGCCTGCTCAAAAACGTGTTTGAAGCCAACGCCGGGGTGAAACTGTCGAAAAGCCGCGATCTGTGGCTCGATGCGGGTATCTTCTCGTCGCATATCGGTTTTGAGAGTGCTATCTCGAAAGACTGCTGGACACTGACGCGTAGTATACTGGCCGAAAACTCACCCTACTACCTGTCGGGGGCCAAAGTGACCTACAACACCGGAACGCCGGACCGACCTAACGGCAAATGGACGTTTGTTGTATCGGTGCTCAACGGCTGGCAGCGCATTGCCAAACTGCCGGGTTACAGCGGTATGGCGATCAGCACGCAGGTACAGTACCGCCCCTCGTCGATGCTGACATTGAACTGGAGTAGCTTCCTCGGCTCCGACCGGCCCGATTCGCTCCGGCAGGGTCGGTTCTTCAACAACCTGTACGCGATTATCAACCCAGCGGGTAAATTCGGCGTTATCCTCGGTTTCGACATCGGTGCGGATCGCAAGCCCGTGGTGCAAACGGGGTCTGATGTACGGCAGGATGGGGGCGGCAGTTACGTCTGGTACTCGCCCGTGGTGATTGCCCGCTACAAAACCTCGGACCGCAGCTATATCAATGGCCGGGTGGAATATTACGACGACAAAAACGGGGTAATCATCGCTACGGGTACCCCGAACGGCTTCAAAACGTTCGGCTATTCCCTGGGCTACGACTATGGGATTCTGCCCAATGCGCTACTGAGAATAGAAGGGAAGCTATACGACAGTAAAGACGCGATTTTTTCCGCCAGCAACGGTCTGAGCAAAACAAACACCTCATTAACAACAAGTTTAGCGATTAGCTTTTAG
- a CDS encoding replication-associated recombination protein A, whose product MNTDSTPLPERVRPRTLDDVIGQRKLIGPGGALRRAVDAGRLPSMILWGPPGVGKTTLALLLAEAVKRPFIALSAINSGVKEIRDVLSRPTGMFPPVVFIDEIHRFNKGQQDALLGAVEKGQITLIGATTENPSFEVNSALLSRSQVYILEALSRDELVQLVDRAIAEDRFLQSKQIRVESYDALLRLSGGDGRKLLNLLDLVASAHVSSDPLVITDEGVTSVAQQNIARYDKSGEQHYDIISAFIKSLRGSDPNAALYWMARMIVAGEDPVFIARRMLILASEDIGNANPTAMIMASEAVQAIRAIGMPEGRIILSQVAVYLATSPKSNASYVAIDDAIALAEQTAHLPVPLHLRNAPTKLMKQIGYGKEYQYAHAYEGNFAQQNFLPDDLKGHKLYEPGQNAREAEIRRSLQKWWGDWYEY is encoded by the coding sequence ATGAATACCGACTCAACACCCCTGCCCGAACGGGTTCGCCCGCGCACCCTCGATGATGTTATTGGTCAACGCAAACTGATTGGTCCCGGTGGCGCACTGCGCCGGGCCGTCGATGCCGGGCGTCTGCCGTCCATGATTCTGTGGGGACCGCCGGGGGTGGGCAAAACCACGCTGGCCCTGCTGCTGGCTGAAGCCGTCAAGCGGCCCTTCATCGCCCTCAGTGCGATCAATTCGGGGGTCAAGGAAATCCGCGACGTGCTGAGCCGCCCCACCGGCATGTTTCCGCCGGTCGTCTTTATCGACGAGATTCACCGCTTCAACAAAGGGCAGCAGGACGCACTGCTGGGGGCGGTCGAGAAAGGACAGATCACGCTGATCGGCGCAACGACCGAGAACCCGTCGTTTGAAGTCAACTCGGCTCTGCTGTCGCGCTCGCAGGTTTACATCCTGGAAGCCCTCAGCCGCGACGAACTCGTCCAACTCGTCGACCGGGCAATTGCGGAGGACCGTTTTCTGCAATCGAAGCAGATCCGGGTCGAATCCTACGACGCCCTGCTACGGCTGTCGGGGGGCGACGGGCGGAAGCTGCTCAATCTGCTAGATCTGGTAGCGTCGGCCCACGTGTCGAGCGATCCGCTGGTAATTACCGACGAAGGGGTGACGAGCGTCGCGCAGCAGAACATCGCCCGCTACGACAAATCCGGTGAGCAGCACTACGACATTATTTCGGCGTTTATCAAGTCATTGCGCGGCTCCGACCCCAACGCGGCTCTGTACTGGATGGCCCGGATGATTGTAGCCGGTGAAGACCCAGTTTTCATCGCCCGGCGGATGCTGATTCTGGCATCGGAAGACATCGGCAACGCCAACCCGACGGCGATGATTATGGCATCGGAAGCGGTGCAGGCGATTCGGGCAATCGGGATGCCCGAAGGCCGGATTATCCTGTCGCAGGTAGCGGTTTATCTGGCTACGTCGCCCAAGAGCAACGCCAGTTATGTCGCGATCGACGACGCTATTGCGCTGGCCGAGCAGACGGCGCATCTGCCCGTACCGCTGCACCTGCGTAACGCCCCCACGAAGCTGATGAAGCAGATCGGCTACGGCAAAGAATACCAGTACGCCCATGCTTACGAAGGCAATTTCGCCCAGCAGAACTTCCTACCCGACGATCTGAAAGGCCACAAACTCTACGAACCGGGGCAGAACGCCCGCGAAGCCGAAATCCGGCGCAGCCTGCAAAAGTGGTGGGGCGACTGGTACGAATATTAG
- the kdpB gene encoding potassium-transporting ATPase subunit KdpB: MANQSSPSLFQGALVRTAIRESFVKLNPAILIKNPVMFTVEIGTLIMVLVTVYIGVSGDQTQGSLGYNITITFILLLTLLFANFAEAIAEARGKAQAESLRKTRQETPAKVIRAVGNMYTNEIQTISSAQLKKGDVFVCEPGDIIPSDGEIIEGLATIDESAITGESAPVIREAGGDKSSVTGGTKVLSDYIKVQVTTQPGESFLDKMIALVEGASRQKTPNEIALTILLAGFTLIFIIVCVALKPFADYANTPITIAALISLFVCLIPTTIGGLLSAIGIAGMDRALRANVIAKSGRAVETAGDIDTLLLDKTGTITIGNRKATNFYPAPGIKQADMVRIAALSSLADETPEGKSIVELAGSDVTRHLNTTGSKLIKFTAETRSSGIDLATGERIRKGATDSIRTIVERVGNHFPPETDAKAKEIAANGGTPLVVTENEEVKGVVELQDIIKPGIAERFDRLRKMGVKTVMVTGDNPLTAKFIAEKAGVDDFIAEAKPEDKMQYIRHEQTGGKLVAMMGDGTNDAPALAQADVGVAMNSGTQAAKEAGNMVDLDNDPTKLIEVVEIGKQLLITRGTLTTFSIANDVAKYFAIVPALFITSIPALQALNIMRLHSAESAILSAVIFNAIIIPMLIPLALRGVEYKPIGASALLRRNLLLYGVGGVIAPFIGIKLIDLLVGVFG, translated from the coding sequence ATGGCAAATCAATCTTCCCCGTCACTGTTCCAGGGCGCACTCGTTCGAACGGCCATCCGGGAGTCATTCGTCAAGTTAAATCCGGCTATTCTCATCAAGAATCCGGTTATGTTCACCGTCGAAATCGGCACGCTGATTATGGTGCTGGTAACGGTCTACATCGGTGTGTCGGGCGATCAGACGCAGGGGTCGCTGGGCTACAACATCACGATCACGTTTATTCTGCTGCTGACGCTGCTGTTTGCCAACTTCGCCGAAGCCATCGCCGAAGCGCGGGGTAAGGCGCAGGCCGAATCGCTCCGCAAAACCCGACAGGAAACTCCGGCCAAAGTGATCCGGGCGGTGGGGAATATGTACACCAACGAGATACAGACGATCTCGTCGGCCCAACTCAAAAAAGGCGACGTCTTTGTCTGCGAACCGGGTGATATCATCCCCTCGGACGGGGAAATCATCGAAGGGCTGGCTACCATCGACGAATCGGCCATTACGGGCGAATCGGCACCGGTTATTCGCGAAGCGGGGGGCGACAAATCGTCGGTGACGGGCGGTACGAAAGTGCTGTCGGACTATATTAAAGTGCAGGTGACGACGCAGCCGGGGGAATCGTTTCTCGACAAGATGATTGCACTGGTCGAAGGTGCGTCGCGGCAGAAGACACCGAATGAAATTGCCCTGACGATTCTGCTGGCCGGTTTTACGCTGATTTTCATCATCGTCTGCGTCGCTCTAAAACCCTTCGCCGATTACGCTAACACACCCATTACCATCGCGGCCCTGATTTCGCTGTTCGTCTGCCTGATTCCGACCACCATCGGCGGGCTGCTGTCGGCTATCGGTATCGCGGGGATGGACCGCGCACTGCGGGCCAACGTCATTGCCAAGTCGGGCCGGGCGGTGGAAACGGCGGGCGACATCGACACGCTGCTGCTCGACAAAACGGGTACGATCACGATTGGTAATCGCAAAGCGACGAATTTTTACCCGGCACCGGGTATCAAGCAGGCCGATATGGTGCGCATTGCCGCCCTGAGTTCGCTGGCCGACGAAACGCCCGAAGGTAAGTCGATTGTGGAACTGGCCGGATCGGATGTGACGCGGCACCTGAACACGACGGGGTCTAAACTCATCAAGTTCACGGCTGAAACCCGCTCGTCGGGTATTGATCTGGCTACCGGCGAACGCATTCGCAAAGGAGCAACCGACTCGATCCGTACTATTGTGGAACGGGTGGGAAATCACTTCCCGCCAGAGACTGACGCGAAAGCAAAGGAGATTGCAGCTAACGGTGGAACGCCACTGGTCGTGACGGAAAACGAGGAGGTGAAAGGTGTCGTCGAGTTGCAGGATATCATCAAACCCGGCATCGCTGAACGCTTCGACCGTCTGCGGAAAATGGGCGTCAAGACGGTGATGGTAACGGGCGACAACCCGCTGACCGCCAAGTTTATCGCCGAAAAAGCAGGTGTCGACGACTTCATTGCCGAAGCCAAGCCGGAAGATAAGATGCAGTACATCCGCCACGAACAGACGGGTGGTAAGCTCGTCGCGATGATGGGCGACGGTACCAACGACGCCCCCGCTCTGGCCCAGGCCGACGTGGGTGTGGCGATGAACTCCGGTACGCAGGCCGCCAAGGAAGCCGGTAACATGGTCGATCTTGACAACGACCCGACGAAACTGATCGAGGTAGTCGAAATTGGGAAGCAGTTGCTGATCACACGCGGTACACTGACGACGTTCAGTATCGCTAACGACGTCGCCAAGTACTTTGCTATCGTTCCGGCCCTGTTCATCACGTCGATTCCGGCCTTGCAGGCACTGAACATCATGCGGTTGCACAGTGCCGAGTCGGCCATCCTGTCGGCGGTGATTTTCAACGCGATCATCATCCCGATGCTGATTCCGCTGGCCCTGCGTGGGGTTGAATACAAGCCCATCGGTGCGTCGGCCCTGCTGCGCCGGAACCTGCTGCTCTACGGCGTTGGTGGCGTCATTGCCCCCTTCATCGGTATTAAACTGATCGATCTGCTGGTCGGGGTGTTTGGGTAG
- the kdpA gene encoding potassium-transporting ATPase subunit KdpA has protein sequence MRSELIGLALLFGAAVGLSILIGRYLSRVFGHERSLLDWLAPVERTLFRLIGVDPGVSMRWSQYLGAVGVTSVVWLVLAVGLLMTQARIPVWNQQNIPSMEWTLALNTAISFLTSTNLQHYSGETGATYFSQMVVLMFLQFVSAATSLAVGVALVRSLRAESGTSPGNFYGDLMRSLTRVLLPLSLLVAIGLVFAGVPMTFAPYDTVQTLQGDTVTVARGPVAAMLPIKHLGSNGGGFFGANTAHPFENPTMATYCLHLITVFLLPMAFVCFVGFYLNRRKLGVIIFTLMTGCWLMLTIPIMQQEWAGNPAISALGINQSAGSLEGKEMRFGTLASAFWCGVNIVIPAGALTSMHDSYTALSGLFMLLGMQIDAFYGGVGTGFMYLFLYIIIAIFIGSLMIGRTPELLGKKVGQIEIQLATGIIVAQPLLYLGLTAVAVLVAHQSPDGGVSLGWLSSRNAGPVGYHCFTTMLYEYVSSVAGNGSGFEGLGDNTPFWNLTTALAMLLGRFIPIVGTLLIGALLYEKRFVPPSPGTLPTESYTFGALLFIVIVIIGALCFFPALAIGPIAEYLTQTK, from the coding sequence ATGCGTAGTGAGTTAATTGGTCTGGCCCTGTTGTTTGGCGCGGCCGTTGGCCTGTCGATCCTGATAGGTCGGTATCTGAGCCGGGTATTCGGGCATGAGCGCAGTCTGCTGGACTGGCTGGCCCCGGTTGAACGAACCCTGTTCCGGCTAATCGGCGTCGACCCCGGCGTGTCGATGCGCTGGTCGCAGTACCTGGGGGCGGTGGGGGTAACAAGTGTGGTCTGGCTCGTACTGGCTGTGGGGCTGCTGATGACACAGGCCCGGATTCCGGTCTGGAATCAGCAGAACATCCCGTCGATGGAATGGACGCTGGCGCTGAACACAGCGATCAGTTTTCTGACCAGCACCAACCTCCAGCACTATTCAGGCGAAACCGGCGCGACGTATTTTTCGCAGATGGTTGTGCTGATGTTTCTGCAATTTGTATCGGCGGCAACTAGTCTGGCAGTAGGGGTGGCACTGGTGCGGTCGTTACGGGCCGAGTCCGGCACGAGCCCCGGCAACTTTTATGGCGATCTGATGCGCTCCCTCACGCGGGTGCTGCTGCCCTTATCGCTGCTGGTCGCTATCGGGCTGGTGTTTGCCGGGGTACCCATGACGTTTGCGCCCTACGACACCGTGCAGACGTTGCAGGGCGACACCGTAACCGTTGCGCGCGGACCTGTGGCGGCTATGCTGCCGATCAAGCATTTGGGGTCGAACGGGGGCGGGTTCTTCGGGGCCAACACGGCGCACCCGTTCGAGAATCCGACGATGGCGACGTATTGCCTGCACCTGATTACCGTGTTTCTGCTGCCGATGGCATTTGTCTGCTTCGTTGGTTTCTACCTGAACCGGCGCAAGCTGGGCGTTATCATCTTCACGCTCATGACCGGGTGCTGGCTTATGCTGACCATTCCAATCATGCAGCAGGAGTGGGCGGGTAACCCGGCCATCAGTGCGCTGGGTATCAATCAGTCAGCGGGTAGTCTGGAAGGGAAAGAAATGCGGTTTGGTACCTTGGCATCGGCGTTCTGGTGCGGGGTTAATATCGTGATTCCGGCGGGGGCGCTTACCTCGATGCACGACAGCTACACGGCCCTGTCGGGGTTGTTTATGCTGCTGGGTATGCAGATCGATGCGTTCTACGGCGGAGTCGGAACGGGGTTTATGTACCTGTTTCTGTACATCATCATCGCCATTTTTATCGGTAGCCTGATGATCGGTCGCACACCCGAACTGCTGGGCAAAAAAGTTGGCCAAATCGAAATTCAGCTGGCAACGGGTATCATTGTCGCGCAGCCGCTGTTGTATCTGGGGCTGACGGCCGTTGCCGTACTGGTTGCCCACCAATCGCCCGACGGCGGGGTGTCGCTGGGCTGGCTTAGCAGCCGGAACGCCGGCCCGGTCGGTTACCACTGTTTTACGACGATGTTGTACGAGTACGTATCGTCGGTGGCGGGGAATGGATCGGGCTTCGAGGGGCTGGGCGACAACACTCCGTTCTGGAACCTGACGACTGCGCTCGCTATGCTGCTGGGGCGGTTCATCCCGATTGTCGGAACGTTGCTGATTGGTGCGCTGCTCTACGAAAAGCGGTTTGTGCCGCCCTCGCCAGGTACGTTGCCCACCGAGTCATACACGTTCGGTGCGCTGCTGTTTATCGTCATCGTCATCATCGGTGCACTGTGTTTCTTTCCTGCCCTGGCCATCGGCCCCATTGCCGAATACCTGACACAGACGAAGTAA
- a CDS encoding GNAT family N-acetyltransferase produces MLDSYSPVPSANGWQLTTDRLLLHQLTIADAPFMLALLNSPPWLRFIGDRNVYTLEAAEQYIQHGAMRSYEQYGFGTYRVSLRETGDAIGTCGLHRRTGLPDVDLGFAFLPGFNGKGYGFESASAVLSYAANELNLSRLTAFCDPDNRASVALIEKLGFVYEKRIQYGQKESLLYGKCIG; encoded by the coding sequence ATGCTCGATTCGTATTCCCCTGTGCCGTCGGCCAACGGCTGGCAACTTACCACCGACCGGCTGCTGCTACACCAGCTTACCATCGCCGATGCACCGTTTATGCTGGCGTTGCTCAACAGCCCGCCCTGGCTGCGCTTCATCGGCGACCGAAACGTGTATACCCTCGAAGCCGCCGAACAGTATATTCAGCACGGGGCCATGCGGAGCTACGAGCAGTACGGCTTCGGTACGTACCGGGTGAGTCTGCGCGAAACGGGCGACGCCATCGGCACCTGTGGCCTGCACCGGCGCACCGGCCTCCCCGACGTTGATCTTGGCTTCGCCTTTCTACCCGGTTTCAACGGTAAGGGCTACGGCTTTGAATCTGCATCGGCCGTGCTCTCCTATGCCGCCAACGAGCTAAACCTCTCCCGCCTGACGGCCTTCTGCGACCCCGACAACCGGGCGTCTGTCGCGCTGATCGAAAAGCTGGGTTTTGTCTATGAAAAGCGTATTCAGTACGGTCAGAAAGAGAGTCTGCTGTACGGCAAGTGCATAGGCTGA
- a CDS encoding toxin-antitoxin system TumE family protein, translating into MEAAIEPYPDLISSWIITAQEENSVVSFRKARILFRNGSSLSIFEKLHKPDNHYRYGYQWQTADNVLIHRWDNALHYEQIETFPFHQHVGSEENVQPSKPMTLADVLTIIAQRITSG; encoded by the coding sequence ATGGAAGCAGCCATTGAACCGTATCCAGATCTGATTAGCAGTTGGATCATCACCGCTCAGGAAGAAAATAGTGTCGTTAGTTTTCGCAAAGCGCGCATTCTGTTCCGGAATGGCAGTTCGCTGTCTATTTTCGAGAAGCTGCATAAACCTGACAATCATTACCGCTACGGCTATCAATGGCAAACGGCTGACAATGTGTTGATTCACCGTTGGGATAACGCTCTTCACTACGAGCAAATCGAAACGTTTCCTTTTCACCAGCACGTCGGTTCGGAAGAAAACGTGCAGCCTTCCAAGCCGATGACATTGGCCGATGTACTGACCATTATCGCCCAGCGCATCACTTCAGGCTGA